One Streptomyces sp. NBC_01217 genomic region harbors:
- the hemG gene encoding protoporphyrinogen oxidase — translation MQRSPNRADTGTGHVVVIGGGIAGLAAAHRLLGAGLRVTLLEATDRLGGKLMTGEIAGTQVDLGAESVLARRPEAVALAHAVGLGDRLQPPAAATASVWTRGALRPMPKGHVMGVPGDPAALGGVLSPQGLARIAQERDLTPTPVGEDVAVGAYVADRLGREVVDRLVEPLLGGVYAGDAYRISMRAAVPQLFEVVREGGSLLDGVQRIQERAAAQQRTGPVFQGLDGGIGTLPYAVADAVRAAGGEILTATPVLGLTRGADGWDVRTDTRVITADGIVLAAPAWSASTLLAAESPAASAELAGVEYASMALVTLAFRRSDVAATGALEGRSGFLVPPVDGRTIKASTFSTHKWNWVADSAPDLFVLRTSVGRYGEEDHLHREDSELVDVSLSDLAEATGLAAKPVDTEVTRWIGGLPQYPVGHLSRVARIRDEVAKLPGLRVCGAVYDGVGIPACIASAHRAADEIAADLTAGPGEEIIATSTLVQGTRSEAGQ, via the coding sequence ATGCAGCGTTCACCAAATCGCGCGGACACAGGTACGGGTCATGTCGTCGTCATCGGCGGCGGCATCGCCGGTCTCGCCGCCGCTCACCGGCTCCTCGGGGCCGGGCTGCGGGTCACCCTCCTAGAAGCCACCGACCGGCTCGGCGGCAAACTCATGACCGGTGAGATCGCCGGTACCCAGGTCGACCTCGGCGCCGAGTCGGTACTCGCCCGGCGCCCGGAAGCGGTCGCACTGGCCCACGCCGTCGGGCTCGGCGACCGCCTCCAGCCACCCGCCGCCGCCACCGCGTCGGTCTGGACGCGCGGCGCCCTGCGGCCCATGCCCAAGGGCCATGTGATGGGCGTACCGGGCGACCCGGCCGCCCTCGGCGGGGTGCTCTCGCCTCAGGGCCTCGCCCGCATCGCGCAGGAGCGCGACCTGACCCCGACCCCCGTCGGCGAGGACGTCGCGGTCGGCGCGTACGTCGCCGACCGGCTCGGCCGCGAGGTCGTCGACCGGCTCGTGGAACCCCTGCTCGGCGGCGTGTACGCGGGCGATGCCTACCGGATCTCGATGCGCGCCGCCGTACCGCAGCTCTTCGAGGTGGTGCGCGAGGGCGGCTCGCTGCTCGACGGCGTACAGCGCATCCAGGAACGGGCCGCCGCCCAGCAGCGGACCGGACCGGTCTTCCAGGGCCTCGACGGCGGCATCGGCACCCTGCCGTACGCGGTCGCCGACGCCGTACGCGCGGCCGGCGGGGAGATTCTGACCGCCACCCCCGTCCTCGGCCTGACCCGTGGGGCCGACGGCTGGGACGTCCGTACGGACACCCGGGTGATCACCGCCGACGGCATCGTGCTGGCAGCCCCCGCCTGGTCCGCCTCCACCCTGCTCGCCGCCGAGTCCCCGGCCGCCTCCGCCGAGCTCGCCGGTGTCGAGTACGCGTCGATGGCGCTCGTCACCCTGGCGTTCCGCCGCTCCGACGTCGCCGCCACCGGCGCACTCGAAGGGCGCTCCGGCTTCCTCGTACCGCCGGTCGACGGCCGCACGATCAAGGCCTCCACCTTCTCCACCCACAAGTGGAACTGGGTCGCGGACTCCGCTCCCGACCTGTTCGTCCTGCGCACCTCCGTCGGCCGCTACGGCGAGGAGGACCACCTGCACCGCGAGGACAGCGAACTGGTCGACGTATCGCTGAGCGACCTCGCCGAGGCGACCGGACTGGCCGCGAAGCCCGTGGACACCGAGGTCACCCGGTGGATCGGCGGACTGCCCCAGTACCCCGTGGGCCATCTCTCCCGGGTCGCCCGGATCCGCGACGAGGTCGCCAAGCTCCCCGGGCTGCGGGTCTGCGGAGCGGTCTACGACGGCGTCGGCATCCCGGCGTGCATCGCGAGCGCCCACCGTGCCGCGGACGAGATCGCGGCCGACCTCACCGCCGGACCCGGGGAAGAGATCATCGCCACGTCGACCCTGGTTCAGGGCACACGGAGCGAGGCGGGACAATAG
- a CDS encoding TIGR04222 domain-containing membrane protein, producing the protein MLWVLFLLVAWGAAAISCIRLCIVSARTGLLPGASADAVRKVTDGHELTLYETAFLAGGPHRVVDLALVTMHLRRRLLLAHTGWATVVDPEGRDEMERTVIRAIGPEGQSPIPPVRTAAATTDTMRTLADRLVTAGLAAPGAGADVGAAVRAVRGAALLVVAMGAVALLIPGGERSADGPVVSLLVWFGLPLALTLGCLIIARMEVHPYSSWASPAGQRLLAASEIPAADADRDVLAAIAVRGARAVNDPALRAALESGCGGGLIRGR; encoded by the coding sequence ATGCTCTGGGTTCTGTTTCTGCTGGTGGCGTGGGGCGCGGCAGCCATCTCGTGCATCCGTCTCTGTATCGTCTCCGCCCGCACGGGGCTGCTGCCCGGCGCATCCGCGGATGCCGTACGGAAGGTGACGGACGGTCATGAACTGACGCTGTACGAGACCGCGTTCCTGGCCGGCGGTCCGCACCGGGTGGTCGATCTGGCCCTGGTCACCATGCATCTGCGGCGTCGGCTGCTGCTCGCCCACACCGGCTGGGCGACGGTCGTCGACCCGGAGGGCCGCGACGAGATGGAGCGCACGGTGATACGTGCCATCGGTCCGGAAGGGCAGTCACCGATACCGCCGGTACGGACGGCCGCGGCCACCACGGACACCATGCGCACTCTGGCCGACCGGCTCGTCACCGCGGGTCTGGCCGCCCCCGGCGCCGGAGCGGATGTCGGCGCCGCGGTCCGTGCGGTGCGGGGCGCGGCGCTGCTGGTGGTCGCGATGGGCGCGGTGGCACTGCTGATACCCGGTGGGGAGCGGAGCGCGGACGGCCCGGTGGTGTCACTGCTCGTCTGGTTCGGGCTGCCTCTCGCGCTGACCCTGGGATGCCTGATCATCGCCCGGATGGAGGTCCATCCGTACAGCTCCTGGGCCTCACCGGCCGGTCAGCGGCTGCTGGCCGCGAGCGAGATCCCGGCGGCGGACGCGGACCGTGATGTCCTGGCGGCGATTGCCGTACGGGGTGCGCGCGCCGTGAACGATCCGGCGCTGCGGGCCGCGCTCGAAAGCGGCTGCGGTGGCGGCCTTATCCGGGGCCGATGA
- the hemQ gene encoding hydrogen peroxide-dependent heme synthase, whose product MSAPETVKSSKGPNAGKKAKDLNEVIRYTLWSVFKLRDVLPADRTGYADEVQELFDQLAAKDITVRGTYDLSGLRADADLMIWWHAETADELQEAYNLFRRTKLGLALEPVWSNMALHRPAEFNKSHIPAFLADETPRNYISVYPFVRSYDWYLLPDEDRRRMLADHGKMARGYPDVRANTVASFSLGDYEWVLAFEADELYRIVDLMRHLRASEARMHVREEVPFFTGRRKSVADLVAGLA is encoded by the coding sequence ATGAGTGCGCCTGAGACTGTGAAATCAAGCAAGGGCCCCAACGCGGGTAAGAAGGCCAAGGACCTCAACGAGGTCATCCGCTACACGCTGTGGTCCGTCTTCAAGCTGCGCGATGTCCTGCCCGCGGACCGGACCGGCTACGCCGACGAGGTCCAGGAGCTGTTCGACCAGCTCGCGGCGAAGGACATCACCGTCCGTGGCACCTACGACCTCTCCGGTCTGCGTGCCGACGCCGACCTCATGATCTGGTGGCACGCCGAGACCGCGGACGAGTTGCAGGAGGCGTACAACCTCTTCCGGCGCACGAAGCTGGGCCTGGCGTTGGAGCCGGTCTGGTCGAACATGGCGCTGCACCGCCCCGCCGAGTTCAACAAGTCGCACATCCCGGCGTTCCTGGCCGACGAGACGCCGCGCAACTACATCAGCGTCTACCCCTTCGTGCGCTCCTACGACTGGTACCTGCTGCCGGACGAGGACCGCCGCCGGATGCTCGCGGACCACGGCAAGATGGCGCGCGGCTACCCGGACGTCCGGGCCAACACCGTCGCCTCCTTCTCGCTCGGCGACTACGAGTGGGTCCTCGCCTTCGAGGCGGACGAGCTGTACCGCATCGTCGACCTGATGCGTCACCTGCGGGCCTCCGAGGCGCGGATGCACGTCCGCGAGGAGGTTCCGTTCTTCACGGGGCGCAGGAAGTCGGTCGCAGACCTGGTGGCCGGGCTCGCGTAG
- a CDS encoding DUF4349 domain-containing protein has translation MQTVRHPGRSAIRRSRTVLAAGLLAGLLALSGCGGASDSGSSADKKALAPAEQGAAADTSAEKPAQGARGADGAQALPKKPDALPTATHVIRTASLSVEVKSVPKAAAAARSVAESAGGLVSREETERVDDTHETSHIVLRVPQAEYDAVLKDLAGAGKLLSRTSTAKDVTDQVVDVESRIATQRASVARVRKLMDRAERLTDVVALEGELSSRQASLESLLAQQESLKDRTTLATITLDLFEPETVVKDDDDPGFLDALGGGWHAFVTMLRWLAMAVGAAAPFLAAVAVLLLLWRLLSKRLPGRRAARTPEPAEPAESSSTPPAS, from the coding sequence ATGCAGACAGTCCGTCATCCCGGCCGTTCGGCCATCCGTCGTTCGCGCACGGTCCTGGCCGCCGGTCTCCTGGCCGGCCTCCTCGCTCTGAGCGGCTGCGGCGGTGCGAGCGACTCGGGCTCCTCGGCCGACAAGAAGGCGCTTGCCCCGGCCGAGCAGGGCGCCGCCGCGGACACCTCGGCCGAGAAGCCCGCGCAGGGCGCGCGGGGAGCCGATGGTGCGCAGGCGCTGCCGAAGAAGCCCGACGCCCTGCCCACAGCCACCCATGTCATCCGTACCGCCTCGCTCTCCGTGGAGGTGAAGAGCGTGCCGAAGGCCGCCGCGGCGGCGCGCTCCGTCGCGGAGAGTGCGGGTGGCCTGGTCTCACGCGAGGAGACGGAGCGGGTCGATGACACACATGAGACGTCACATATCGTGCTGCGCGTTCCACAGGCCGAGTACGACGCGGTGCTGAAGGACCTCGCGGGCGCCGGGAAGCTGCTGTCCCGCACGTCGACCGCGAAGGACGTCACCGACCAGGTGGTCGACGTGGAGAGCCGGATCGCCACCCAGCGCGCGAGTGTGGCGCGGGTGCGCAAGCTGATGGACCGGGCCGAGAGGCTCACCGACGTGGTCGCGCTGGAAGGCGAACTGAGCAGCCGTCAGGCCTCCTTGGAGTCGCTGCTCGCCCAGCAGGAGTCGCTGAAGGACCGCACCACGCTGGCCACGATCACCCTCGACCTCTTCGAGCCGGAGACGGTGGTGAAGGACGACGACGACCCCGGGTTCCTGGACGCGCTCGGCGGCGGCTGGCACGCGTTCGTCACGATGCTGCGGTGGCTCGCGATGGCGGTGGGCGCAGCGGCCCCGTTCCTGGCCGCGGTCGCCGTGCTCCTGCTGCTGTGGCGGCTGCTCAGCAAGCGGCTGCCCGGACGCCGTGCGGCGAGGACGCCCGAGCCGGCCGAGCCGGCCGAGTCCTCGTCCACGCCCCCGGCGTCGTAG
- a CDS encoding TIGR04222 domain-containing membrane protein: MNVLAVLVDLAVAVSSVLLIVGLVRARGGSGGSVHDLFEVAFLNGGPGRVVDTALTAMQTDGRLVIGGPGIVAVQRADARDPVERAVLQEHAMAPSGALHTLREAVMRHPAVQEIGDGLAARGLLAAPAASRTWRRWGITQGLVCVLAIPLTVVLTVVQSMNDYPAGDFSVPFVFKVLPALLVGFPVGLVCAAVARGRVTGAGRRAAEAYRTAHAYDPHPAHLVATHGLRALPDPVLQTQLITAARMRPTGQPRFSGSPSSSDSSAMFVVPAVWCAGTSPGNGGCGSSNDGGGGSGGGGGGCSSGSGCGSGSSCGGSSGSSCSSSSGSSCGGGSSCGSSS, encoded by the coding sequence ATGAATGTCCTCGCAGTGCTGGTGGACCTCGCCGTCGCGGTCTCCTCGGTCCTCCTGATCGTGGGGCTCGTGCGCGCCCGTGGCGGATCCGGCGGTTCCGTACACGACCTCTTCGAGGTCGCCTTCCTGAACGGCGGTCCCGGCAGGGTGGTCGACACCGCGCTCACCGCGATGCAGACGGACGGGCGGCTCGTCATCGGCGGTCCGGGCATCGTCGCCGTCCAGCGGGCGGATGCCCGTGACCCGGTGGAGCGCGCGGTGCTCCAGGAGCACGCCATGGCCCCCAGCGGCGCGCTGCACACCCTGCGCGAGGCGGTGATGCGGCACCCCGCGGTGCAGGAGATCGGCGACGGGCTCGCGGCGCGCGGTCTGCTGGCCGCGCCCGCCGCGAGCCGGACGTGGCGCCGCTGGGGCATCACGCAGGGGCTGGTCTGCGTGCTGGCCATTCCGCTCACGGTCGTGCTGACGGTGGTGCAGTCCATGAACGACTACCCGGCCGGGGACTTCTCCGTACCGTTCGTCTTCAAGGTCCTCCCGGCCCTGCTGGTCGGCTTCCCCGTCGGCCTCGTCTGCGCCGCCGTCGCCCGCGGGCGCGTCACCGGTGCGGGGCGCCGGGCCGCCGAGGCGTACCGCACCGCCCACGCGTACGATCCGCACCCGGCCCATCTGGTGGCCACGCACGGGCTGCGGGCCCTGCCCGATCCCGTACTGCAGACGCAGCTCATCACAGCGGCCCGGATGCGCCCGACCGGGCAGCCGCGGTTCTCGGGTTCGCCGTCGTCCTCGGACTCGTCCGCCATGTTCGTCGTCCCGGCGGTGTGGTGTGCCGGAACGAGCCCCGGCAACGGCGGCTGCGGAAGCTCCAACGACGGCGGCGGAGGCAGTGGAGGGGGCGGCGGAGGCTGCAGTTCGGGGTCCGGTTGCGGTTCGGGGTCGAGCTGCGGCGGTTCGAGCGGCTCCAGTTGCTCCAGCAGCAGCGGTTCCAGCTGTGGCGGCGGGTCGAGTTGTGGCAGCAGTTCCTGA